The Phoenix dactylifera cultivar Barhee BC4 chromosome 9, palm_55x_up_171113_PBpolish2nd_filt_p, whole genome shotgun sequence genome window below encodes:
- the LOC103700221 gene encoding purine-uracil permease NCS1-like isoform X2 translates to MLRSTDDGLELEPDASLLGSDLSPVPASKRTLTRWDIALLWVGMVVNVPSYYLAGSLVDLGMSWWQGVATIILGNTILLAPLILTAHPGTRYGIAFPVLLRSAFGVHGAHLPALLRALVACGWCGIETWIGGQAIFLLLPRSITNSWYAHPIRWLGTSALEFSCFILFLLAQLAILWKGMAGIRVLGNYSAPVLVLLTGWLFCWAYLRAGGFGEMLSTPSRLGPSQFWSVFFPSLTASISTWSGVALNIPDFTRFAAGQSDQIAGQLGLPIFMGLFTFTGLAITSSTQVIYGRVISNPIHLLAEIGGTFTIIAAIFGISLATITTNIPANFVAPANVLVSLSPSTFSFAGAALLTGIIGAAFQPWRIIESSDSFIYTWLVGYSAVLGPVSGIILTDYYVLRRMALDVNALCSADPRGPYYYSRGFNAAAIGALVVAVTPAVPGFLHKQSIGSFPAGDRLGRFVPIPPFWNLSSLQWLP, encoded by the exons ATGCTCCGGAGCACCGACGACGGGCTGGAATTGGAGCCGGACGCGAGCCTTCTCGGCAGCGACCTCAGCCCGGTTCCAGCCTCCAAGCGCACCCTAACCCGGTGGGACATCGCCCTCCTCTGGGTCGGCATGGTGGTGAACGTCCCCTCCTACTACCTCGCCGGCAGCCTCGTGGATCTCGGCATGTCCTGGTGGCAAGGCGTCGCCACCATCATCCTCGGCAACACCATCCTCCTCGCCCCTCTCATCCTCACCGCCCACCCCGGCACCCGCTACGGCATCGCCTTCCCCGTCCTCCTCCGCTCCGCCTTCGGCGTCCACGGCGCCCACCTCCCCGCCCTCCTCCGCGCCCTCGTCGCCTGCGGCTGGTGCGGCATCGAGACCTGGATCGGCGGCCAAgccatcttcctcctcctccctcgctCCATAACGAACTCCTGGTACGCCCATCCGATTCGCTGGCTCGGCACGTCGGCGCTCGAATTCTCCTGCTTCATTCTCTTCTTGCTGGCCCAACTTGCCATTCTCTGGAAGGGCATGGCCGGAATCCGAGTGCTCGGTAACTACTCGGCGCCGGTGCTCGTCCTGCTCACCGGCTGGCTCTTTTGCTGGGCCTACCTCAGAGCCGGCGGCTTCGGGGAAATGCTCTCGACTCCCTCCCGCCTCGGCCCGTCGCAATTCTGGTCCGTCTTCTTCCCTTCCCTGACCGCGAGCATCAGCACCTGGTCCGGCGTCGCGCTCAACATACCGGACTTCACGCGGTTCGCCGCCGGCCAGTCCGATCAGATCGCCGGCCAGCTGGGCCTCCCCATCTTCATGGGTCTGTTCACGTTCACCGGCCTGGCCATCACTTCCTCCACACAAGTCATATACGGTAGAGTGATCTCCAACCCAATCCATCTCCTAGCCGAGATCGGTGGAACCTTTACCATAATCGCCGCCATCTTTGGCATCAGCCTCGCCACCATCACCACCAACATCCCTGCCAATTTTGTTGCCCCCGCCAACGTGCTCGTCAGTCTCAGCCCTTCCACCTTCAGCTTCGCAGGGGCTGCTCTGCTTACGGGAATCATCGGCGCCGCCTTCCAGCCTTGGCGAATCATCGAATCCAGCGACAGCTTCATCTACACTTGGCTCGTCGGGTACTCGGCGGTGCTCGGCCCAGTCTCGGGTATCATACTTACTGACTATTACGTACTCCGCCGCATGGCGCTCGACGTCAATGCTTTGTGCTCTGCCGACCCTCGAGGGCCATACTACTATTCAAGAGGATTTAACGCTGCGGCGATTGGTGCTCTGGTTGTCGCTGTGACGCCTGCCGTCCCAGGATTTCTCCATAAG CAATCTATTGGGTCCTTTCCTGCTGGAGATCGACTCGGAAGGTTCGTACCGATCCCTCCGTTCTGGAACCTCTCCAGCCTACAATGGCTTCCTTGA
- the LOC103700221 gene encoding purine-uracil permease NCS1-like isoform X1 yields the protein MLRSTDDGLELEPDASLLGSDLSPVPASKRTLTRWDIALLWVGMVVNVPSYYLAGSLVDLGMSWWQGVATIILGNTILLAPLILTAHPGTRYGIAFPVLLRSAFGVHGAHLPALLRALVACGWCGIETWIGGQAIFLLLPRSITNSWYAHPIRWLGTSALEFSCFILFLLAQLAILWKGMAGIRVLGNYSAPVLVLLTGWLFCWAYLRAGGFGEMLSTPSRLGPSQFWSVFFPSLTASISTWSGVALNIPDFTRFAAGQSDQIAGQLGLPIFMGLFTFTGLAITSSTQVIYGRVISNPIHLLAEIGGTFTIIAAIFGISLATITTNIPANFVAPANVLVSLSPSTFSFAGAALLTGIIGAAFQPWRIIESSDSFIYTWLVGYSAVLGPVSGIILTDYYVLRRMALDVNALCSADPRGPYYYSRGFNAAAIGALVVAVTPAVPGFLHKVGILEATSQVFIVIYDNAWFFGFFCAAAIYWVLSCWRSTRKVRTDPSVLEPLQPTMASLIAMTL from the coding sequence ATGCTCCGGAGCACCGACGACGGGCTGGAATTGGAGCCGGACGCGAGCCTTCTCGGCAGCGACCTCAGCCCGGTTCCAGCCTCCAAGCGCACCCTAACCCGGTGGGACATCGCCCTCCTCTGGGTCGGCATGGTGGTGAACGTCCCCTCCTACTACCTCGCCGGCAGCCTCGTGGATCTCGGCATGTCCTGGTGGCAAGGCGTCGCCACCATCATCCTCGGCAACACCATCCTCCTCGCCCCTCTCATCCTCACCGCCCACCCCGGCACCCGCTACGGCATCGCCTTCCCCGTCCTCCTCCGCTCCGCCTTCGGCGTCCACGGCGCCCACCTCCCCGCCCTCCTCCGCGCCCTCGTCGCCTGCGGCTGGTGCGGCATCGAGACCTGGATCGGCGGCCAAgccatcttcctcctcctccctcgctCCATAACGAACTCCTGGTACGCCCATCCGATTCGCTGGCTCGGCACGTCGGCGCTCGAATTCTCCTGCTTCATTCTCTTCTTGCTGGCCCAACTTGCCATTCTCTGGAAGGGCATGGCCGGAATCCGAGTGCTCGGTAACTACTCGGCGCCGGTGCTCGTCCTGCTCACCGGCTGGCTCTTTTGCTGGGCCTACCTCAGAGCCGGCGGCTTCGGGGAAATGCTCTCGACTCCCTCCCGCCTCGGCCCGTCGCAATTCTGGTCCGTCTTCTTCCCTTCCCTGACCGCGAGCATCAGCACCTGGTCCGGCGTCGCGCTCAACATACCGGACTTCACGCGGTTCGCCGCCGGCCAGTCCGATCAGATCGCCGGCCAGCTGGGCCTCCCCATCTTCATGGGTCTGTTCACGTTCACCGGCCTGGCCATCACTTCCTCCACACAAGTCATATACGGTAGAGTGATCTCCAACCCAATCCATCTCCTAGCCGAGATCGGTGGAACCTTTACCATAATCGCCGCCATCTTTGGCATCAGCCTCGCCACCATCACCACCAACATCCCTGCCAATTTTGTTGCCCCCGCCAACGTGCTCGTCAGTCTCAGCCCTTCCACCTTCAGCTTCGCAGGGGCTGCTCTGCTTACGGGAATCATCGGCGCCGCCTTCCAGCCTTGGCGAATCATCGAATCCAGCGACAGCTTCATCTACACTTGGCTCGTCGGGTACTCGGCGGTGCTCGGCCCAGTCTCGGGTATCATACTTACTGACTATTACGTACTCCGCCGCATGGCGCTCGACGTCAATGCTTTGTGCTCTGCCGACCCTCGAGGGCCATACTACTATTCAAGAGGATTTAACGCTGCGGCGATTGGTGCTCTGGTTGTCGCTGTGACGCCTGCCGTCCCAGGATTTCTCCATAAGGTTGGAATCCTTGAAGCAACCTCGCAGGTGTTCATAGTCATCTACGATAACGCCTGGTTCTTTGGCTTCTTCTGTGCAGCAGCAATCTATTGGGTCCTTTCCTGCTGGAGATCGACTCGGAAGGTTCGTACCGATCCCTCCGTTCTGGAACCTCTCCAGCCTACAATGGCTTCCTTGATTGCTATGACATTATAA